The following are from one region of the bacterium genome:
- the sufC gene encoding Fe-S cluster assembly ATPase SufC, whose translation MSLLEIKDLVVKVNNKQVLNGVHLNIEKGEVHILMGPNGSGKSTLIMTLLGYPHYQVVSGKITFAGTELNSKPIHQRVKLGLSVAFQSPPEIRGVKLRDLIRIAGGKTLWDSFKEPQESFATPLLTKVGLLPEVFRDREVNVGFSGGERKRSEVAQIFASKPKLMILDEPDSGVDIDSLKMIGKDLGEYIEENHCACLVVTHYRHILPYLRPDLAHVMCGGRIVKTGDPVEIFTRIEQKGFCEYLELCPPGLKAIIEKEMKND comes from the coding sequence ATGAGTTTGTTAGAAATAAAGGATTTAGTGGTAAAGGTTAATAATAAGCAGGTGTTAAATGGCGTCCATCTAAATATTGAAAAAGGAGAGGTGCATATCTTGATGGGACCAAATGGCTCGGGCAAAAGCACTTTAATTATGACCTTATTAGGTTACCCTCATTATCAGGTGGTAAGCGGAAAAATAACCTTTGCTGGCACTGAATTAAATTCTAAACCAATTCATCAACGGGTAAAATTAGGATTGTCAGTTGCTTTTCAATCTCCACCAGAGATAAGGGGTGTAAAATTGCGCGATTTAATCAGAATAGCCGGTGGTAAGACTCTCTGGGACTCGTTTAAAGAACCACAAGAATCATTCGCCACACCTCTTTTGACTAAAGTAGGACTTTTACCAGAGGTTTTTCGGGATAGAGAGGTTAATGTTGGTTTCTCAGGTGGTGAGCGAAAACGCTCAGAAGTAGCTCAAATATTTGCCTCAAAACCAAAATTAATGATTCTTGATGAACCTGATTCTGGCGTTGATATTGACTCGCTAAAAATGATTGGTAAAGATTTAGGTGAGTATATTGAAGAAAATCATTGTGCCTGTCTGGTTGTTACCCATTACCGCCATATTCTACCTTATTTAAGACCCGATTTAGCCCATGTAATGTGCGGGGGCAGGATTGTTAAAACGGGCGACCCGGTAGAAATATTTACCCGCATTGAACAAAAGGGATTTTGTGAATATTTAGAACTCTGTCCACCAGGATTGAAAGCCATTATTGAAAAGGAGATGAAAAATGACTGA